Proteins encoded in a region of the Vibrio sp. CB1-14 genome:
- a CDS encoding alpha/beta fold hydrolase, with product MDSSFKEQSLKIDDRTVAYLERSTIKTAAKTVVFIHGWMDNAASFHALFPLIEQYAPDWRVIAIDLPGHGHSSHKSAHHFYNFHDYIDDLHRILVKLHAVDVCLVGHSLGALIASCYSAAFPEKVSCLVQIEAHIPLSESPQLSPERLRKGIESRERWRNKTAKSIPSKQDAIAMRKRATKLPTEAVLPIVERDLRQSGDKWVWRHDSKLKCESVYRMSEPQAMAIMEAVTVPHLIILGQRGYAYLQRPECLQPLRNAQIEMVEGDHHCHLESPEQVFELILGRVNKN from the coding sequence TTGGACTCTAGTTTCAAAGAACAGTCGCTCAAGATAGATGACAGAACGGTTGCCTACCTTGAACGCTCAACAATAAAAACGGCCGCCAAGACGGTCGTTTTTATTCATGGTTGGATGGATAATGCCGCTAGTTTTCACGCACTCTTTCCGCTTATTGAGCAGTATGCCCCTGATTGGCGAGTCATCGCGATTGATTTACCCGGTCATGGTCACTCGAGCCATAAAAGCGCGCATCACTTTTACAACTTTCACGATTACATTGACGATCTTCACCGCATTTTGGTTAAACTTCACGCGGTTGATGTCTGCCTAGTTGGTCATTCACTTGGTGCATTGATTGCGAGTTGCTATAGTGCAGCCTTTCCAGAAAAAGTGTCCTGTTTAGTTCAAATCGAAGCGCATATCCCACTTTCGGAATCGCCGCAGCTGAGTCCTGAGCGTTTGAGAAAAGGCATAGAAAGCCGAGAGCGCTGGCGAAATAAAACAGCCAAATCCATCCCTTCAAAACAAGATGCGATTGCGATGCGTAAACGCGCGACCAAACTCCCAACCGAAGCGGTACTGCCGATTGTCGAACGAGATCTTCGTCAGTCGGGAGATAAGTGGGTCTGGCGACATGATAGTAAGCTCAAATGCGAGTCAGTCTATCGGATGAGCGAGCCGCAAGCCATGGCGATTATGGAAGCAGTCACCGTGCCGCACCTGATAATACTTGGCCAGCGAGGTTACGCTTATTTGCAGCGCCCTGAGTGTTTGCAGCCGCTTCGTAACGCGCAGATTGAGATGGTAGAGGGTGATCACCATTGCCATTTGGAATCACCTGAGCAGGTATTTGAACTAATACTTGGACGAGTTAACAAAAATTAA